The DNA segment TCCCCCTTGCTCGCATTAAAAAGATCATGAAAGCCGATGAAGATGTCCGGATGATTTCAGCAGAAGCTCCAGTAATATTCGCAAAAGCATGTGAAATGTTCATCCTGGAGTTGACTTTGCGATCTTGGATCCACACCGAAGAGAACAAGAGGAGAACTCTGCAAAAGAATGATATAGCAGCTGCTATTTCGAGAAATGATGTTTTTGATTTCTTGGTTGATATCATTCCAAGAGATGAGTTGAAAGAGGAGGGACTCGGAATAGCAAAGGCTACTATTCCAATAGTGGGTTCTCCGGCTGATATGCCATATTATTATGTCTCTCCGCAGCACCCTGTAGGGCCTCCAGGGATGATAATGGGAAAGCCAGTTGATCAAGCAGCACTGTATTCCACACAGCAGCCTCGAGCTCCGATGGCTTTCATGCCATGGCCGCAGGCGCCCTCGCAACAGCAGCCACCCTAACAGGAACAAACAGACTCTTGAACATTGATATGACTATGGGCAATTCAATTAGGTTGGAAAGTAGGATGCATGTTTTGTTATTAGCAAATTAACTGAATGCCCCTTGGTAAGCCTTAGTTTAGTTTTCAATGCATTGAAAAATTGCCAAAGATTGATTGTTTGAGGTTCTTGCACGTATCTGTGGTTGTATGAGCTCATACTTTGAGTTATCTCTATTGCTGTGTTTACTTTCATGTATTGTCTTCTGGTAGTTATATTAGTTTGCAGTTTCGCATAAAGCTTAGCTACTTATGAAGTTTGAAATTGTTAAACAGGTTCTTATTCTTATGTTGCGAATGGCAAGGTTGAATTCGGTACTCTATTGGCCTATTccattataataattttttggttCACCTGTGTATTTGATATTGCTGAGACTTGAGATCTAAAATAAACTCAGATCCTCTCTTGAAAACTTTAATAAGATTTCTTTGGTGATTTTACTGCTTTTTATGGGGTTAGATTTTAAGAAAGTTAAAATGGGGACCCATTAAAATGATAAGAAGACAGTTTGTTATATtcagtttgttttattttcactCAGTTAAAATAAGAACTATGTTTAAGACAGAAAATATACTTCGCtcctaaataattctaaaatcaaAATCTAAATCATCAAATCTAAATCATAGTTCTT comes from the Arachis duranensis cultivar V14167 chromosome 7, aradu.V14167.gnm2.J7QH, whole genome shotgun sequence genome and includes:
- the LOC107458688 gene encoding nuclear transcription factor Y subunit C-2, yielding MDKSEQTQQQQQQQQQHVIGVAASASQMAYSSHYPTAPMMASGTPAVVVPSPTQSPTAFSNSPHQLAYQQAQHFHHQQQQQQQQQLQLFWANQMQEIEQTIDFKNHSLPLARIKKIMKADEDVRMISAEAPVIFAKACEMFILELTLRSWIHTEENKRRTLQKNDIAAAISRNDVFDFLVDIIPRDELKEEGLGIAKATIPIVGSPADMPYYYVSPQHPVGPPGMIMGKPVDQAALYSTQQPRAPMAFMPWPQAPSQQQPP